The window CTGACCTCGTCGGAGAGAATGTCGAAAGCCAATTGTTCGCCGGTGCGCGATGCGAGCGGAAGCCTGAGGCGACCGAGATCATAGAGAAGACGGCGCTTGGCTTCCTCCATGCGACGCCAGAGCATGATGTTTCTGGTGCTGCCGAGGTTTGGAATCGTGCGCGTGAGGCGGCACGAGCCGCAATACCAGTCCGCGCCCTCGACACACCAGTTGCAGCCGATGATCTCGCGGTTACGGCACGCTTGATGGGATGCAAGTTTCGTCATTTCGATGCACGAGGAATCGAACGCCAGCTCGGTGCTGCAATTCGCGCACGCGACGTGCTCGAACGAGACAGGATGGCGGCATGACGGGCACTGAAAAAACTTCACGTGGACTGGCCCCAGACAGACGGCACACCGGAAACCGGCCTGTCAATTCGAGGAACTCTTAACTCTTGCGACCGTCGCGGTTGTCGGCGAGCAACGCCCGCTGCGTTCGCAGCGCGTGCTGCCTCAACAGGCCGGCTCGCTTCGCGCTCAATTGGCTCGATTGAGGCTGCGGCCTTTTCTCAAGGACATTTTCGGAAACAGGTCGACCGGCCCACGCTCGCTTGGGCTGAACCGCCATGGGGCCGACGTTTCGTTTCCTTGTCATGGTGTGACAACACCAGATCGTGTGCCGAGTTCCCTTCCTTCGACCGGCAGGTGATCGAGTTTGGCTCTGCAGATACGACAATGCCGCCGTCGGCATGACGGCGGCATTGTCAATTCAGCGGCTTGCGGCGAAGGGGTTAATTCCGGGGAGCCGTTGCTGCCGCCGAGCGCGCCGGCCTGGGGGCGCCGGGTTCGGCAACCGGAGCAGGTGCGCGCGAGCGCATGATTGCAGCGTCGATCTCGGCAATCACGCGGCGCTGGATCGCCTCGTTCTTGTCGATCGAGATGTGGCCGACGCCGGACCCGCGGACGTCGACATTGTCGAGCTTGCCGCGAAAACCGTCCGCGCGCTTCACCGGCTCGCCGGGGCCGTCACCGATATAGATGTTGATGTAGCGCTCCGCGCCGGTCGACAGCTTGGTCTTGAACACGGAGTCGAGCCCGATCGCGAGTTTCACGGGCACGCCAAGACGGTTGAGCTTGGCGATCATGTCCGGCAGCGCCGTCGCGCCGGAGGAATGCCCCACCAGCACGATGGTCTTGAGCCGGCCGGCCTTGTAGGCGGTGGCGGCCTCATCGGCGAGCGAGGACCACGACACGAAATTCGAGACGGTCACCGGGATGCCCTGCGCCTGGAGCCGGGCGCCGATGGTGTCGAGTCCGAGCGAGAAGATGTTGAGCACGCCGCGGAGCAGGTAGACATGCGTGGTCGCGACCGCAGCCTGGCTCGGCGCCGCCTTAGCGGTGGTCGGGCTGATGGCAACAGCTGACAGCAGGAGCAGGCCCATCGCCCAGGCACGGAGGGCGGACAACTGGCTGGCGCCAGCGGTGTGACGGCCGTTCGGTCTCATCGATCTTTTCCCTGGGAATATGCTTCAGCCGGAATCGTAGCCATGGCCTGCTCGCAGACGCAACAAAGAGCCGCGTGAACGACGATCTTAGCAGCAAGCCGTGACCATCGCGCAACACTTGCCCGAAACCTGCCACGGAAGGGCCTGTTTTGAGGCCATTCTTCTCCGGCTAATTGCAGCCGCGCAAGGGCCTTCCTATCTCAGGGCTCCGCTGACCTGCCCCTCCCGGCAGGTTCCAGCCTCCCCTCCCCAGCTTTCGCCCCCTCAGACTTGCGGCCATCATGTCCTCCATCATTTCCGTCGCCAATTTGTCGAAGACCTATGGGTCCGGCTTCAAGGCGCTCAAGAACGTCAATCTCGACATCAGGCGCGGCGAGATCTTCGCGTTGCTCGGCCCCAATGGGGCCGGCAAGACCACGCTGATCTCGATCGTCTGCGGCATCGCCAATCCGAGCGAAGGCAAGGTCCTCGTCGGCGGCGAGAACATCCAGACCTCCTATCGCAAGGCGCGCTCGCTGATCGGGCTGGTGCCGCAGGAATTGCACACCGATGCCTTCGAGAGCGTGTGGGCGACCGTGAGCTTCTCCCGCGGGCTGTTTGGCAAGCCGAAGAATCCCGATCATATCGAGAAGGTGCTGAAGGACCTCTCGCTGTGGGACAAGAAGGACAGCAAGATCATCACGCTCTCCGGCGGCATGAAGCGCCGCGTGATGATCGCGAAAGCGCTGTCGCACGAGCCGCAGATCCTGTTCCTGGACGAGCCGACCGCCGGGGTCGACGTCGAACTGCGCAAGGGCATGTGGGAAGTGGTGCGCACGCTCCAGCAATCCGGCGTCACCATCATCCTGACCACGCACTACATTGAGGAAGCCGAGGAGATGGCCGACCGCATCGGCGTCATCAACAAGGGCGAGATCGTGCTGGTCGAGGACAAGGCCACCTTGATGCAGAAGCTCGGCAAGAAGCGGCTGACGCTGCATCTGCAAGGCAAGCTCGATGCGCTGCCGGAGAGCCTCAGGCATTACGAGCTCGACCTCTGCGACGGCGGCGCGACCCTGGTCTACGACTACGACACCAAGGGCGAGCGCACCGGCATCACCAGCCTGCTCGGCGACCTCCGCACGGCCGGCATCCGTTTCAACGATCTCGACACGACGCAATCGTCGCTCGAGGACATCTTCGTCGATCTCGTGAGGGCGTCATGAACTACCGGGCTGTCCGCGCCATTTACCTGTTCGAAATGGCGCGCACCTGGCGCACGCTGCTGCAAAGCATCGTGTCGCCGGTGGTCTCGACCTCGCTGTATTTCGTGGTGTTCGGCGCCGCGATCGGCTCGCGCATCAGCCAGGTCGAGGGCGTCAGCTACGGCACCTTCATCGTGCCGGGCCTGATCATGCTCTCGGTGCTGACGCAGAGCATCGCCAACGCCTCTTTCGGCATCTACTTCCCGAAATTCACCGGCACGATCTACGAGATCCTGTCGGCGCCGATCTCCTATTTCGAGATCGTGCTCGGCTATGTCGGCGCGGCCGCGACCAAATCGATCATCCTCGGCCTGATCATCCTCGCCACGGCCGGACTGTTCGTGCCGCTGCACATCCACCATCCGGTCTGGATGCTGGCCTTCCTGGTGCTGACGGCGGTGACGTTCAGCCTGTTCGGCTTCATCATCGGCATCTGGGCCGACGGATTCGAAAAGCTGCAGATGATCCCGATGCTGGTGGTGACGCCGTTGACCTTCCTCGGCGGCAGCTTCTATTCCATCGACATGCTGCCGCCCGCCTGGCGCACGGTGGCGCTGCTCAATCCGGTCGTCTATCTGATCTCCGGCTTCCGATGGAGCTTTTACGAGATCGCGGATGTCAGCATGGCCGTCAGCATCGGCATGACGACGGCGTTCCTGGTGATCTGCCTGGTCGTGATCTGGTGGATTTTCCGTACGGGATATCGGTTGAAGAACTGACCCCGGCCGTCATTCCGGGGCACGCGCGCCCCGGAATCGCTAGCCACTACCGATAGCAGTGGAAGCGGTTGTATCCATCGTAATAGCCGCGGCAGCGACGGTGGCCGCGATGAGGAATGCCGAACACGCCCTCGACTGCCCCCACCGCTCCTCCAACGCCGGCGCCGACCGCGCCACCAACCACGCCGCCGACGGGGCCGGCGATCCGGTTGCCTTCATAAGAACCTTCCTGGGCGCCCCGAACGATGCCTTGGGCGTGGCCAGGCTGTGGGATGCAGGACAGCGCCGCCAGAACGGCGGCGCCAGCGAAGAGCAGACGGAAAGGCAGACCGGCCGGCCGAGAGGCGGCGGCGACGCAAACTTTGTTCATCTTCATTCCCAAGGGTAAAACCAGCAGCGGAAGCCGCCGTCCGAGGCGGGTCAATCGCAACTCCGATGAAGCCAAATGGTTGCGCCATTGTGATGAATTGTCGGCATTATGAACGCATCTCCCGCTCGCGAAAATGTCAGCGTCGCCGCTGGCTTTGCGGCACAAAGCGGCCTTGCTTACGCCGGGCGTCCCGTTAACGATGGCAATAAGGTTAGCTTTGCAGGCCGCTGGAACGAAAGCCGGATTGCAGGCATAGTGCACGCCGGGGGACGGAGAGCCGCGGCGCCTAGTGTGAACAGGCCGGAGGCCACAAGTCAGATGCGTTCGTTTTTTATTGCTTTCACCTCCCTGATGCTTTTGAGCGCGGGCGCCGCGCAGGCCAAGGTCGAGATCACCGTCGACAAAGACAATCAGCAGATGACCGTCGCTGTCGACGGCGTCGCGCGCTACCACTGGCCGGTGTCGACAGGCATCCCCTCGCGGGAGACGCCGAACGGCGCGTTCCGCACCTTCCGCATGGAAGAGGATCACTACTCCAAGGAATTCGACGACGCGCCGATGCCGCACGCGATCTTCTTCACCAAGGTCGGGCACGCCATCCACGGCACCGACTCGGTCGGCCGGCTCGGCACGCCCGCCTCGCACGGCTGCGTGCGGCTGTCGCGCCAGAATGCCACGACGCTCTACGCGCTGGTGCAGCAACAGGGCGTGCTCAACACCACGGTGACACTGACCGGCTCGGCGCAAGTGGCGCTAGCGCGCAATCCGCGTGGCCGCAGCCCCACGGCAGTGGCCCGCGCGCCGCAGCCCGCCGAAGAACAATACGCCACATCAGGCGATCCCGTGAACCTGACGCCTCAGGCCGCACCTGCCCGCCGCTACATGCCGCAGGATGACAACTACATCTATCCGGCCGACGGCAGCGACACCAGCGCGCGCTACCCGGCGCCGCGCGGCACCCGTCCGCTCTATGACGCACAAGTCTATCAGCAGCAGCCGCAGCAATATTACAATCAGGGCAACGGCACCTATTATCAGCCGCAGCCCCGGCAGGTTTACCAACCGCGTGGCTATTACTACCAGAACTGACTCTATCTGAACGGGGCGTTGCCGCGCCAGCGAATCAGAAAGCCGCTGCCGCGACGGGCGCTTGCGGCAGTCGACCGCAGGAATAGCGCCAGCCTGTGCACGGATTGGGCACCGGCCGACGCAAGGAAGCAACAGTCCACAACCTTCAACGCAGCGGCGTTCCGACCAAATTGACAACCAGGGGGGCAGCCCTATTGTCGTTCCATTGTTTCTGGGACATGACATAACACGCGAGCAGATTTCGGATTTCTGCGTTACCGCCCTGGCAAATATCCTGCGAATCTCAAGGGATCGCGTCGATATCAGCACGAAATTCAGCCGCCTCGGCCTCGATTCGGCGATGCTGGTCTACCTGATGATGGAACTCGAGGAGAAGCTCGACCTCGAACTATCGACGGACGATTTTTACGACCATCCAACCGTTGAAGCCTTGTCGCGATTTCTCGTCGACAAGCGCGCAATCCGCCCCGCCGCCTGAGGGCGGCTGAAGCCGGCGCAACCCATGGAAACTTTCCGCTCGCTCGTGGCACTGCTAGCCCGGCGTGCGGCGGAGCAGGCCGACGACCGCGCCTATGCCTTCGTCTCCGATCGCGGGACGGAGGAAGCTATCCTCACCTTCCACCAACTGCATCGCTCCGCATCCGCCCTTGCGCAGCGATTGACTGTGACCGCGCGTCGCGGCGACCGCGCCATTCTGGTGTTTCCGCCCGGCATCGAATTCATGGTGGCGTTCTTCGGCTGTCTGATGGCCGGCATCATCGCCGTGCCGATGATGATGCCGCGGCGAAACAGCGCGCGCGATGCCAGCGTCGCGATCCTCGCCAATTGCACGCCGGCGGTTGCGCTGACCAATTCGGCCGTCTTGCTCCGTGGTGA of the Bradyrhizobium sp. WSM1417 genome contains:
- a CDS encoding ABC transporter permease, whose product is MNYRAVRAIYLFEMARTWRTLLQSIVSPVVSTSLYFVVFGAAIGSRISQVEGVSYGTFIVPGLIMLSVLTQSIANASFGIYFPKFTGTIYEILSAPISYFEIVLGYVGAAATKSIILGLIILATAGLFVPLHIHHPVWMLAFLVLTAVTFSLFGFIIGIWADGFEKLQMIPMLVVTPLTFLGGSFYSIDMLPPAWRTVALLNPVVYLISGFRWSFYEIADVSMAVSIGMTTAFLVICLVVIWWIFRTGYRLKN
- a CDS encoding ABC transporter ATP-binding protein encodes the protein MSSIISVANLSKTYGSGFKALKNVNLDIRRGEIFALLGPNGAGKTTLISIVCGIANPSEGKVLVGGENIQTSYRKARSLIGLVPQELHTDAFESVWATVSFSRGLFGKPKNPDHIEKVLKDLSLWDKKDSKIITLSGGMKRRVMIAKALSHEPQILFLDEPTAGVDVELRKGMWEVVRTLQQSGVTIILTTHYIEEAEEMADRIGVINKGEIVLVEDKATLMQKLGKKRLTLHLQGKLDALPESLRHYELDLCDGGATLVYDYDTKGERTGITSLLGDLRTAGIRFNDLDTTQSSLEDIFVDLVRAS
- a CDS encoding acyl carrier protein; protein product: MRQSTAGIAPACARIGHRPTQGSNSPQPSTQRRSDQIDNQGGSPIVVPLFLGHDITREQISDFCVTALANILRISRDRVDISTKFSRLGLDSAMLVYLMMELEEKLDLELSTDDFYDHPTVEALSRFLVDKRAIRPAA
- a CDS encoding L,D-transpeptidase, with protein sequence MRSFFIAFTSLMLLSAGAAQAKVEITVDKDNQQMTVAVDGVARYHWPVSTGIPSRETPNGAFRTFRMEEDHYSKEFDDAPMPHAIFFTKVGHAIHGTDSVGRLGTPASHGCVRLSRQNATTLYALVQQQGVLNTTVTLTGSAQVALARNPRGRSPTAVARAPQPAEEQYATSGDPVNLTPQAAPARRYMPQDDNYIYPADGSDTSARYPAPRGTRPLYDAQVYQQQPQQYYNQGNGTYYQPQPRQVYQPRGYYYQN